From Melanotaenia boesemani isolate fMelBoe1 chromosome 12, fMelBoe1.pri, whole genome shotgun sequence, a single genomic window includes:
- the neurod1 gene encoding neurogenic differentiation factor 1 — protein sequence MTRSVREEHASAESEEQHELCSPSDREMEEGGGAGGGEEDEDRLHHLEDDDEEDDEEEEEEEEEEEGENKPKRRGPKKKKMTKARLQRFKIRRMKANARERNRMHGLNDALESLRKVVPCYSKTQKLSKIETLRLAKNYIWALSEILRSGKAPDLMSFVHALCKGLSQPTTNLVAGCLQLNPRTFLPEQTPDLPTHLPPTGAAAYPGHFSYQNPGLTAGLPSPPYGTMDPSHIFHQVKGQPYGPLEPFFDGVLVSDGPAFDPPLSPPLSINGNFSSSFKHEGVTASDYDKSFSFSVHYGGGGPGGHAIYGSGGPNPRCGELQVEQLMGFDGHSHHERLMNAQLNAIFHDS from the exons ATGACCAGGTCCGTGCGGGAGGAACACGCGTCCGCGGAGTCGGAGGAGCAGCACGAGCTCTGCAGCCCCTcagacagagagatggaggagggaggaggagcaggaggaggggaAGAGGACGAGGACCGTCTCCACCATCTGGAGGACGACGATGAGGAAGatgacgaagaagaagaagaagaggaggaggaggaagagggcgAGAACAAGCCCAAGAGACGAGGAccgaagaagaaaaagatgacgAAGGCTCGTCTGCAGCG GTTTAAGATCCGTCGGATGAAAGCTAATGCCAGGGAAAGGAACCGCATGCACGGGCTGAATGATGCTCTGGAGAGTCTgcgaaaagtagttccatgttACTCCAAAACCCAGAAACTGTCCAAAATCGAGACACTGCGCCTTGCCAAGAACTACATCTGGGCTTTGAGTGAGATCTTGCGTTCTGGCAAGGCACCCGACCTCATGAGCTTCGTCCATGCGCTCTGCAAAG gTCTGTCTCAGCCAACCACTAACCTGGTGGCAGGCTGCCTTCAGCTGAACCCTCGGACTTTCCTTCCAGAGCAGACACCCGACCTCCCGACTCATCTTCCCCCCACTGGTGCTGCCGCCTATCCCGGACATTTCTCCTACCAGAACCCTGGGCTGACGGCTGGCTTGCCCAGCCCCCCTTATGGCACTATGGACCCCTCCCACATTTTCCaccaggtcaaaggtcagcccTATGGTCCCCTGGAGCCCTTCTTTGATGGCGTCCTGGTGTCAGACGGTCCAGCATTTGACCCACCCCTCAGCCCACCACTCAGCATCAACGGGAACTTCTCCTCATCCTTTAAGCATGAGGGTGTCACAGCCTCAGACTACGACAAGAGCTTCTCCTTCAGCGTGCACTATGGGGGTGGAGGACCTGGAGGACACGCCATCTACGGCAGCGGGGGGCCCAATCCACGGTGCGGCGAGCTGCAGGTGGAACAGCTGATGGGATTTGATGGACACTCTCACCATGAGCGGCTGATGAACGCCCAGCTGAATGCCATCTTCCACGACTCCTga